Proteins encoded by one window of Lutibacter sp. A64:
- the greA gene encoding transcription elongation factor GreA — MSKISYYSEEGMRNLKKDLEYLETVERPRVSNDIAEARDKGDLSENAEYHAAKEEQSLLELKIAKLKEVISNARIIDESKLDTSKILIHSKVKLKNTANGMEFNYTLVADSETNIKEGKLSVNSPIGKGLLGKKVGETAEIQVPSGMLTFEILEISR, encoded by the coding sequence ATGAGTAAAATTTCGTATTATTCTGAAGAAGGAATGAGAAATCTAAAGAAAGATTTAGAGTATTTAGAAACTGTAGAACGTCCAAGAGTGAGTAATGACATTGCCGAAGCAAGAGATAAAGGAGATTTAAGCGAAAATGCCGAATATCATGCTGCAAAAGAAGAACAATCTCTTTTGGAGTTAAAAATAGCAAAGCTAAAAGAAGTTATTTCAAATGCAAGAATTATTGATGAATCTAAATTAGACACTTCTAAAATATTAATCCATTCTAAAGTAAAATTAAAGAATACCGCTAATGGTATGGAGTTTAATTATACCTTAGTTGCAGATTCTGAAACTAACATTAAAGAAGGAAAGCTGTCTGTAAATTCTCCTATAGGAAAAGGGCTACTTGGTAAAAAAGTAGGTGAAACGGCCGAAATTCAAGTGCCAAGCGGTATGTTAACTTTTGAAATTTTGGAAATTTCTAGATAG
- a CDS encoding HIT family protein produces MSSIFTKIINGEIPSYKIAENEDFYVFLDINPNAKGHTLVVPKKEVNKLFDLEETLYTKLFSYSRKIAKAIEKTIPCERVGLAVVGLEVPHVHVHLVPLQKMEDIQFIKKVTMSADEFEATAKAIAANL; encoded by the coding sequence ATGAGTTCTATATTTACAAAAATTATAAATGGAGAAATTCCATCGTATAAAATTGCTGAAAATGAAGATTTTTATGTCTTTTTAGATATTAATCCAAATGCAAAAGGACATACCTTAGTAGTGCCAAAAAAAGAAGTAAATAAATTGTTTGATTTAGAGGAAACACTTTATACAAAATTATTTAGTTATTCTAGAAAAATTGCAAAAGCTATTGAAAAAACCATACCGTGTGAACGTGTTGGATTAGCTGTTGTAGGTTTAGAAGTTCCACATGTACATGTACATTTAGTTCCACTACAAAAAATGGAAGATATTCAGTTTATTAAAAAAGTAACAATGAGTGCAGATGAGTTTGAAGCTACAGCAAAAGCAATAGCGGCAAATTTATAA
- a CDS encoding sensor histidine kinase, with product MNSYKNVQIIRWTVIITSFIIVTLILWNTYVFFQKFKTEERAKMEILAGAYERFSSFDLNADFSLEDKIIGKNNNIPMIITNEKDSITLWANLDSTKIKKTAYLEKQLALMKDQNPPVTVSHTRGNTKQLIYYRDSDLLTKLKYYPIALILILFLFASVIYLFFKSNKIADQNKLWTGMARETAHQIGTPLSSLLGWIEILRLENTDESTVQEIENDVNRLNTIAERFSKIGSIPVLKKSNIVKATSNAFNYLKSRSSKQVIFNFKTTNSEIFAEINLQLFSWVIENLIKNAIDSMEGKGKINLSITEDSKNVKIKIADTGKGIPKHLQQKIFSPGFTTKKRGWGLGLSLAKRIIEDYHNGKIAVLKSELKKGTTFLIVLKK from the coding sequence ATGAATTCATATAAAAATGTACAAATAATACGTTGGACGGTAATAATAACATCTTTTATTATAGTTACTCTTATTTTATGGAATACGTATGTTTTCTTTCAAAAATTTAAAACTGAAGAACGCGCTAAAATGGAAATATTAGCTGGTGCATACGAACGCTTTAGTTCTTTTGATTTAAATGCTGATTTTTCTTTAGAAGATAAAATTATAGGAAAAAACAATAATATTCCTATGATTATTACCAACGAAAAAGACAGTATTACTTTATGGGCAAATTTAGACTCTACTAAAATAAAAAAAACTGCTTATTTAGAAAAGCAATTGGCGCTAATGAAAGACCAAAACCCTCCGGTAACGGTAAGTCATACAAGAGGTAATACAAAACAATTAATCTATTATAGAGATTCTGATTTACTTACCAAATTGAAATACTATCCTATTGCATTAATTCTAATTTTATTTTTATTTGCAAGTGTAATTTACCTATTCTTTAAGTCTAATAAAATTGCAGATCAAAATAAACTATGGACAGGTATGGCTAGAGAAACAGCACATCAAATTGGCACACCATTGTCGTCTTTATTAGGCTGGATTGAAATTTTAAGACTTGAAAACACAGATGAAAGTACCGTTCAAGAAATTGAAAATGATGTTAATCGGTTAAACACAATTGCCGAACGATTTTCTAAAATAGGCTCTATTCCTGTGCTTAAAAAAAGCAATATTGTTAAAGCTACAAGCAACGCTTTTAATTATTTAAAATCTAGAAGTTCTAAACAAGTTATTTTTAATTTTAAAACTACTAATTCTGAAATTTTTGCAGAAATAAACCTGCAACTTTTTAGCTGGGTTATTGAAAATTTAATCAAAAACGCCATTGATTCTATGGAAGGAAAAGGTAAAATAAACCTTTCTATTACAGAAGATTCTAAAAATGTAAAAATTAAAATTGCAGATACAGGAAAAGGCATTCCAAAACACTTACAGCAAAAAATATTTTCACCCGGATTTACAACTAAAAAACGCGGATGGGGATTGGGATTATCCTTAGCAAAACGTATAATAGAAGATTACCACAATGGGAAAATAGCTGTTTTAAAGTCTGAATTAAAGAAAGGAACTACCTTTTTAATTGTATTAAAAAAATAA
- a CDS encoding DUF3127 domain-containing protein: MEVTGKIKLINDEQTFGASGFRKREMVVTTNEQYPQMLLIEFVQDKCDLLNNYKVGQDVKVSINLRGREWINPEGVAKYFNAIQGWRIEAIQEEGAQGAAPAPLDNLETTSNVDDNEPDDLPF; the protein is encoded by the coding sequence ATGGAAGTTACTGGAAAAATTAAATTAATAAACGATGAGCAAACGTTTGGTGCAAGTGGTTTTAGAAAAAGAGAGATGGTTGTTACTACAAATGAACAATATCCACAAATGTTGCTAATTGAATTTGTTCAAGATAAGTGTGATTTGTTAAATAATTATAAAGTAGGACAAGACGTAAAAGTTTCTATAAACTTACGCGGTAGAGAATGGATAAATCCTGAAGGAGTTGCTAAATATTTTAATGCAATACAAGGATGGAGAATAGAAGCAATACAAGAAGAAGGAGCACAAGGCGCTGCACCAGCACCATTAGATAATTTAGAAACAACCTCTAATGTTGATGATAACGAACCAGATGACTTACCTTTTTAA
- the aat gene encoding leucyl/phenylalanyl-tRNA--protein transferase produces MYLLSKDLVFPPVELANKDGLLAVGGDLSLERLILAYKSGIFPWYNPGEPIIWYSPKERMVLFPKDLKISKSMRQLIKKNKFKVTFNQNFEAVISNCKTIEREGQGGTWITDEMQEAYIKLHKQGIAKSVEVWLENELVGGLYGVDLGTVFCGESMFSKVSNTSKLAFIYLVQKLEKENYKLIDCQVYNPHLESLGADEISREEFLTYL; encoded by the coding sequence ATGTATCTACTTTCAAAAGATTTAGTTTTTCCACCAGTTGAATTAGCAAACAAAGATGGTTTGTTAGCAGTTGGTGGCGATTTGTCTTTAGAACGTTTAATATTGGCTTATAAAAGTGGTATTTTTCCTTGGTACAATCCCGGAGAGCCTATTATTTGGTACAGTCCAAAAGAACGAATGGTATTGTTTCCAAAAGATTTAAAAATTTCTAAAAGTATGCGACAACTTATTAAAAAAAATAAGTTTAAAGTTACTTTTAATCAGAATTTTGAAGCGGTTATTTCAAATTGCAAAACTATAGAAAGAGAAGGGCAAGGTGGAACTTGGATAACCGATGAAATGCAAGAAGCTTATATAAAACTTCATAAGCAAGGGATTGCAAAATCTGTAGAAGTATGGCTTGAAAATGAGTTAGTTGGTGGTTTGTATGGCGTAGATTTAGGAACTGTTTTTTGTGGAGAAAGTATGTTTAGCAAAGTAAGTAATACTTCAAAATTAGCGTTTATTTATTTAGTTCAAAAACTAGAGAAAGAAAACTATAAATTAATAGATTGTCAAGTTTACAATCCGCATTTAGAAAGTTTAGGGGCCGATGAAATTTCTAGAGAAGAATTTTTAACCTATTTATAG
- a CDS encoding nucleotide pyrophosphohydrolase, whose amino-acid sequence MDIKNAQKAVDNWINEHGVRYFNELTNMAQLTEEVGEVARIIARRYGEQSEKESDKNKDLGEELADVVFVVLCLANQTGIDLQAAFDKKMDIKTERDHDRHHNNKKLK is encoded by the coding sequence ATGGATATAAAAAATGCACAAAAAGCTGTTGATAATTGGATTAATGAACATGGAGTTCGTTATTTTAATGAATTAACAAATATGGCTCAACTAACCGAAGAAGTTGGAGAAGTAGCACGTATTATTGCACGTAGATATGGTGAGCAAAGTGAAAAAGAAAGTGATAAAAACAAAGATTTAGGAGAAGAATTAGCTGATGTTGTTTTTGTAGTTTTATGTTTAGCAAACCAAACTGGAATAGATTTACAAGCAGCATTTGATAAAAAAATGGATATTAAAACAGAACGAGATCACGATCGTCATCATAATAATAAAAAATTAAAATAA
- a CDS encoding 3-phosphoshikimate 1-carboxyvinyltransferase, translated as MELLKIDKINNTICQNIEITGSKSETNRLLILQQFYPNLNIENISNSDDSKLMQKALASTLNEINIGHAGTAMRFLTSYFSVKENSEIVLTGSHRMKNRPIKILVDALTSLGAKIEYVEKEGYPPLKITGKKLTKSFVEIEGNVSSQYITSLLLIAPTLENGLQLKFKGAITSVPYIKMTLTLLAELGVNLSWNDDTISIQPKPTINSKTVVVESDWSSASYYYGLCALSPNSKIILSSYKKNSLQGDSVLAEIYKNFGVETIFENNKIVLANKQTTTNSVQPLNLNLIGAPDIAQTIVVTCFGLKRECFLTGLHTLKIKETDRLVALKNEIEKLGGEVIITNETLHLKPATKFNKNIAIATYDDHRMAMAFAPLALKVPLQIEDPNVVSKSYPTFWEDFKKCTL; from the coding sequence ATGGAATTGTTGAAAATTGATAAAATAAATAATACTATTTGCCAAAATATTGAAATTACTGGATCTAAAAGTGAAACAAATAGATTGTTGATTTTACAACAATTTTATCCAAATTTAAACATCGAAAATATTTCAAATTCAGACGATTCTAAACTAATGCAAAAAGCATTAGCTAGTACTTTAAACGAGATTAATATTGGGCACGCAGGTACTGCTATGCGGTTTTTAACTTCGTATTTTTCGGTAAAAGAAAATTCTGAAATAGTACTTACAGGTTCGCATAGAATGAAAAATAGGCCTATTAAAATTTTAGTAGATGCCTTAACTTCATTGGGAGCAAAAATAGAATACGTAGAAAAAGAAGGGTATCCTCCGTTAAAAATTACTGGAAAAAAATTAACAAAAAGTTTTGTTGAAATTGAAGGAAATGTAAGCAGTCAATACATAACATCTTTACTTTTAATAGCACCAACTTTAGAAAACGGACTGCAACTAAAATTTAAAGGGGCAATTACATCTGTGCCATATATTAAAATGACCTTAACTTTGTTGGCTGAACTGGGAGTGAACCTTTCTTGGAACGATGATACTATTTCTATTCAACCAAAGCCAACTATAAATTCTAAAACTGTAGTAGTAGAGTCTGACTGGAGTTCGGCATCCTATTATTATGGTTTGTGCGCTTTAAGTCCTAATTCTAAAATAATATTGTCTTCATACAAAAAAAATAGTCTACAAGGCGATTCAGTTTTAGCCGAAATTTATAAGAATTTTGGAGTAGAAACTATTTTTGAAAATAATAAAATAGTACTTGCAAACAAGCAAACTACAACTAATAGTGTGCAACCACTTAATTTAAATTTAATTGGAGCTCCAGATATTGCTCAAACAATTGTTGTTACTTGTTTTGGTTTAAAAAGAGAATGTTTTTTAACAGGACTTCATACGTTAAAAATTAAAGAAACTGATAGATTGGTGGCTTTAAAAAACGAAATTGAAAAATTAGGAGGGGAAGTTATAATTACAAATGAAACCTTGCATTTAAAACCAGCTACTAAATTTAATAAAAATATAGCAATAGCTACTTACGATGATCATAGAATGGCTATGGCTTTTGCCCCATTAGCATTAAAGGTTCCGCTTCAAATTGAAGATCCAAATGTGGTGTCAAAATCGTACCCAACTTTTTGGGAAGACTTCAAAAAATGCACTTTATAG
- the queA gene encoding tRNA preQ1(34) S-adenosylmethionine ribosyltransferase-isomerase QueA, which yields MKLSHFKFELPEDLLAEYPAEHRDESRLMVLNRKEKTIEHKQFKDLINYFDEGDLMILNNTKVFPARMYGEKEKTGARIEVFLLRELNAESRLWDVLVDPARKIRIGNKLFFGDDESLVAEVIDNTTSRGRTLRFLYDGSYEEFRKKLEELGETPLPKFIKRAVTPEDEERYQTIYAKHEGAVAAPTAGLHFSKHLMKRLEIKGVDFAEVTLHVGLGTFSPVEVEDLSKHKMDSEQAIISDETVSVVNNAIDSKRRVCAVGTTVMRAIESSVSSNSRLNAFNGWTNKFIFPPYDFSIANCMITNFHTPKSTLMMQAAAFAGYDFLMEAYEEAVKEKYKFYSYGDAMLII from the coding sequence ATGAAATTATCACATTTTAAGTTTGAATTACCAGAAGATTTATTAGCTGAATATCCTGCAGAACATAGAGATGAATCTAGATTAATGGTGTTAAATAGAAAAGAAAAAACTATTGAACACAAACAATTTAAAGATTTAATCAACTACTTTGATGAAGGCGATTTAATGATTTTAAATAATACAAAGGTTTTTCCAGCACGTATGTATGGCGAAAAAGAAAAGACTGGTGCAAGAATTGAAGTGTTTTTATTAAGAGAATTAAATGCAGAAAGCAGATTGTGGGATGTTTTAGTAGATCCAGCTAGAAAAATAAGAATTGGTAACAAATTATTTTTTGGTGATGATGAAAGCTTAGTTGCTGAAGTTATTGATAATACAACTTCTAGAGGAAGAACATTACGTTTTTTATATGATGGCTCTTATGAAGAATTTAGAAAAAAATTAGAAGAATTAGGAGAAACTCCACTGCCAAAATTTATTAAAAGAGCAGTAACTCCAGAAGATGAAGAGCGTTACCAAACAATTTATGCAAAACACGAAGGTGCAGTAGCAGCTCCAACAGCTGGTTTACACTTTTCTAAACATTTAATGAAACGTTTAGAAATTAAAGGTGTCGATTTTGCTGAAGTTACATTGCATGTTGGTTTAGGTACTTTTAGTCCGGTTGAAGTAGAAGATTTATCAAAACATAAAATGGACTCTGAACAAGCTATTATTTCAGATGAAACAGTTTCTGTTGTTAATAATGCTATAGATTCTAAAAGAAGAGTTTGTGCAGTTGGAACAACTGTTATGAGAGCTATTGAAAGCTCTGTGTCTTCAAATAGTCGCTTAAATGCTTTTAATGGTTGGACCAATAAATTTATTTTCCCTCCTTATGATTTTAGTATAGCAAATTGTATGATTACAAATTTCCATACTCCAAAATCTACATTAATGATGCAGGCAGCTGCTTTTGCTGGTTATGATTTTTTAATGGAAGCCTATGAAGAAGCTGTTAAAGAAAAATATAAATTTTACTCGTATGGAGATGCGATGTTAATCATCTAA
- the rlmN gene encoding 23S rRNA (adenine(2503)-C(2))-methyltransferase RlmN, protein MSTKKDIRALTKTELRDFFVENGDKAFRGNQVYEWLWSKSAHSFEEMTNISKDTRQMLETNFVINHIEVDDMQRSADGTVKNAVRLHDGLVVESVLIPTGSRTTACVSSQVGCSLDCSFCATARLKKMRNLNPDEIYDQVAAINQESLLYYNHKLSNIVFMGMGEPLMNYNNVLKSIEKITSEEGLGMSPKRITVSTSGVPKMIKKLADDEVKFNLAVSLHSAIDEVRSKIMPFSKAFPLTDLKESIEYWYAKTNSRVTYEYVVWKGINDTKEAINALVKFCKYVPCKVNLIEYNPIDDGEFQQANPQAIDDYISILEMNDIIVNVRRSRGKDIDAACGQLANKKS, encoded by the coding sequence ATGAGTACAAAAAAAGATATACGCGCATTAACCAAAACAGAATTACGAGATTTCTTTGTTGAAAATGGTGATAAAGCATTTAGAGGAAACCAAGTGTATGAATGGTTATGGAGTAAAAGTGCACATTCTTTTGAAGAAATGACAAATATTTCAAAAGATACACGACAAATGCTCGAAACTAATTTTGTAATTAATCATATTGAAGTTGATGATATGCAACGCAGTGCTGATGGAACTGTAAAAAATGCTGTACGTTTACACGATGGTTTAGTGGTAGAATCTGTGTTAATACCTACTGGAAGCAGAACAACAGCTTGTGTGTCTAGCCAAGTTGGTTGTAGTTTAGATTGTAGCTTCTGTGCAACGGCGCGTTTAAAGAAAATGCGTAACCTTAATCCCGATGAAATTTACGATCAAGTTGCAGCAATAAACCAAGAGAGTTTATTGTATTACAATCATAAATTATCAAACATTGTTTTTATGGGAATGGGAGAGCCCTTAATGAATTATAACAATGTATTAAAATCTATAGAAAAAATTACTTCAGAAGAAGGCTTGGGAATGTCTCCAAAAAGAATTACGGTTTCTACTTCAGGAGTTCCTAAAATGATAAAAAAATTAGCAGATGATGAAGTTAAATTTAATTTAGCAGTTTCATTACACTCTGCCATAGATGAGGTTAGGTCTAAAATAATGCCTTTTAGTAAAGCATTTCCGTTAACAGATTTAAAAGAATCTATAGAATATTGGTATGCAAAAACAAACAGCAGAGTTACTTACGAATATGTTGTTTGGAAAGGAATTAACGATACAAAAGAAGCCATAAATGCTTTGGTTAAATTTTGTAAATATGTGCCTTGTAAAGTTAATTTAATTGAATACAATCCAATTGACGATGGTGAGTTTCAACAAGCAAATCCACAGGCAATAGACGATTATATAAGCATTTTAGAAATGAACGATATAATTGTTAACGTTAGACGAAGTAGAGGGAAAGATATTGATGCCGCTTGTGGGCAATTAGCAAATAAGAAAAGCTAG
- a CDS encoding TonB-dependent receptor plug domain-containing protein produces the protein MRYFLILVVFFYSFALFSQEKKAEALDTVYLKSVKIIEKSIGQKTTILSKKTIQNYSPQLTEVLNFETSISFKENGLGMVSSPSFRGTTAQQTAVVWNGININSQFLGQTDFNTISTASFDEIVIRPGGGSTQFGTGTIGGSINLNNNFSFEQQDQLTVNASYGSFNTKEIGLKASTSTSNLNVNGGLAYFDSDNDYKYANSNQKNENGEFYNKSAFLNGAYKFNSKQQLKLYSSLFNGLRHFSILETTQSRTKYKDETLRLMFEYNGVFNKFFINTKTALINEDYTYFPDVTTDSDLSTGTAFSKIIKNEFGYKINKAFLLKAFINYNNTLGKGSNYNNEKREVFTLGTYFKHNITDKLVYQLTVNSDNTSNYESPLLFTFGSEFKVSPHYKISIHSSKNYRVPTLNDLFWPGAGNPDLKPETSLQYELTNTFIFNHFNFKLTGYYNNVKDLIVWLPVSSTVWKPTNTNKVLIKGVEAEVAYSHFFGNHYLKSSLSYAYTKSQNKETNKQLTYVPYHKTVLSVLYNYKRLNLNLNNNYTGVVYTQTDNNKKTALDPYLLTNLNFGVALDFKKAIHIGFKIKNLWNTTYQSVAYKPMPLRNYQFYLTLNI, from the coding sequence ATGAGATATTTTTTAATTTTAGTTGTGTTTTTTTATAGTTTCGCATTGTTTTCGCAAGAAAAGAAAGCTGAAGCTTTAGATACTGTTTATCTAAAATCTGTTAAAATAATAGAAAAATCTATCGGTCAAAAAACAACTATTTTATCTAAAAAAACAATTCAAAATTATAGCCCACAATTAACAGAAGTCTTAAATTTTGAAACGTCCATTTCTTTTAAAGAAAATGGTTTAGGAATGGTTTCTTCACCTTCTTTTAGAGGAACCACGGCACAGCAAACAGCTGTGGTTTGGAATGGAATAAATATTAATTCTCAATTTTTAGGTCAAACAGATTTTAATACAATTAGTACTGCTAGTTTTGATGAAATTGTTATTAGGCCTGGAGGCGGAAGCACACAATTTGGAACTGGAACTATTGGTGGAAGTATAAATTTAAATAATAATTTTTCTTTTGAGCAACAAGATCAACTAACTGTAAATGCCAGTTATGGTAGTTTTAACACTAAAGAAATTGGTCTAAAAGCAAGCACTTCAACTTCAAATTTAAATGTTAATGGTGGTTTAGCTTATTTTGATTCTGATAACGATTATAAATATGCCAATTCCAATCAAAAAAATGAAAACGGAGAATTCTATAATAAATCGGCCTTTTTAAATGGAGCTTATAAATTTAATTCAAAACAACAACTTAAATTATACTCTTCATTATTTAATGGTTTACGTCATTTTTCTATTTTAGAAACCACGCAAAGTAGAACTAAATATAAAGATGAAACGTTAAGGTTAATGTTTGAGTATAATGGTGTGTTTAACAAGTTTTTTATCAATACAAAAACAGCTTTAATCAATGAAGATTATACCTACTTTCCAGATGTAACTACAGATAGCGATTTAAGTACTGGAACTGCGTTTTCTAAAATTATTAAAAATGAATTTGGCTATAAAATAAACAAGGCTTTTTTATTAAAAGCGTTTATTAATTATAACAATACTTTGGGTAAAGGTTCTAATTATAATAACGAAAAAAGAGAAGTTTTTACTTTAGGTACATATTTTAAGCACAATATAACGGATAAGTTAGTGTACCAACTTACTGTTAATAGTGATAATACTTCTAATTATGAGAGTCCGTTGTTATTTACTTTTGGTTCAGAATTTAAGGTTAGTCCGCACTATAAAATTAGTATTCATAGCTCTAAAAATTATAGAGTGCCAACTTTAAACGATTTGTTTTGGCCAGGAGCAGGAAATCCAGATTTAAAACCTGAAACTTCGTTGCAATACGAATTAACCAATACATTTATTTTTAATCATTTTAACTTCAAATTAACGGGGTATTATAATAATGTAAAAGATTTAATTGTCTGGTTACCAGTTTCTAGTACGGTTTGGAAACCTACAAATACCAATAAAGTTTTAATAAAAGGAGTAGAAGCAGAAGTAGCTTATAGTCACTTTTTTGGCAATCATTACCTTAAAAGCAGTTTGTCTTACGCCTATACAAAATCTCAAAATAAAGAAACCAATAAACAGTTAACATACGTTCCTTATCATAAAACGGTATTGTCTGTTTTATACAATTACAAAAGACTAAATCTAAATCTAAATAATAATTATACAGGTGTTGTTTATACCCAAACCGATAACAATAAAAAAACAGCTTTAGATCCGTACTTATTAACAAATTTAAATTTTGGAGTTGCTTTAGATTTCAAAAAAGCAATACATATTGGCTTTAAAATAAAAAACCTTTGGAATACAACTTACCAAAGTGTTGCTTATAAACCAATGCCTTTAAGAAATTATCAATTTTATTTAACACTAAATATTTAA
- a CDS encoding YncE family protein yields the protein MKNQFFKTLLVLLSITMFVSCDDDSSGEVYVPKGDYDLGFIVSNEGNFGTPTASVSYISEDLLESANDVYSTVNNNAALGDVLQSITFEDDYAYLVLNNSNKIEVVDRYTFTQVTTITENISGPRYAEVEDGKLYISNSGTSSIGVYNISDFSYNTSIEIGSTVEQIIIEDGFMYVQNAAFGYGNTITVVNLTTNTIVKTITTGDGLNSMEEEDGVIYAMHTTGVTKISTSTNDIIGEITVGGTLTSPSQIDIEDGMIYFISGSKIYASSINSTEFSDTPLVDTNVEGPSWFIGYGFAVENDKIFYSDVNGFSENSELLIYDLQGVFLKSITTGVGSNNVYFND from the coding sequence ATGAAAAACCAATTTTTTAAAACTTTATTAGTTTTATTATCAATTACTATGTTTGTATCCTGTGATGATGATTCATCAGGTGAAGTTTATGTGCCTAAGGGCGATTATGATTTAGGATTTATAGTATCTAATGAAGGAAATTTCGGTACGCCAACTGCTTCTGTAAGTTATATTTCAGAAGATTTATTAGAATCGGCTAACGATGTTTATTCAACAGTAAATAACAATGCAGCTTTAGGCGATGTATTACAAAGTATTACGTTTGAAGATGATTATGCGTATTTAGTTCTAAATAATAGCAACAAAATTGAAGTTGTTGATAGATATACTTTTACACAAGTAACAACAATTACTGAAAATATTAGTGGTCCAAGATATGCTGAAGTTGAAGATGGTAAATTATATATTTCTAATTCAGGAACATCAAGTATTGGAGTTTACAATATTTCAGATTTTAGCTATAATACTTCTATTGAAATTGGAAGTACTGTAGAACAAATTATTATAGAAGATGGCTTTATGTATGTACAAAATGCAGCATTTGGTTATGGAAATACTATAACTGTTGTTAATCTTACTACAAATACAATTGTTAAAACAATTACTACAGGAGATGGCTTAAATTCTATGGAAGAAGAAGATGGAGTAATTTATGCAATGCATACAACTGGAGTTACTAAAATTAGTACATCTACTAATGACATTATAGGAGAGATTACAGTAGGAGGAACATTAACAAGTCCAAGTCAAATAGATATTGAAGATGGAATGATTTATTTTATTTCAGGGTCTAAAATTTATGCATCAAGTATAAATAGTACCGAGTTTTCAGATACTCCTTTAGTTGATACAAATGTAGAAGGTCCATCTTGGTTTATTGGGTATGGTTTTGCTGTAGAAAACGATAAAATATTTTATTCAGATGTAAATGGTTTTTCTGAAAACAGTGAATTATTAATTTACGATTTACAAGGTGTGTTTTTAAAATCAATTACTACTGGAGTTGGTTCAAACAACGTTTATTTTAACGATTAA